One part of the Schistocerca piceifrons isolate TAMUIC-IGC-003096 chromosome 2, iqSchPice1.1, whole genome shotgun sequence genome encodes these proteins:
- the LOC124773166 gene encoding transcription factor BTF3 homolog 4-like encodes MNQEKLKKLQAQLRIGGKGTPRRKKKVVHATAATGDKKLQSSLKKLSVNIIPGIEEVNMIKDDGAVIHFNNPKAQASSASNTFAITGLGETKQITEMLPGIVSQLGIEGLTQLKRLASSVANSAAGGKASNEEDDEVPELVENLDEASKEEVAVISDKSRGTEADGFEGDGKQ; translated from the coding sequence ATGAACCAAGAAAAGTTGAAGAAACTACAGGCCCAGTTGCGGATTGGAGGAAAAGGAACTCCGCGAAGGAAGAAGAAGGTTGTTCATGCAACCGCAGCTACTGGTGACAAGAAGTTGCAAAGTTCGTTGAAGAAGCTTTCAGTAAATATTATACCGGGCATCGAAGAAGTAAATATGATCAAGGATGACGGTGCTGTAATTCACTTTAATAATCCTAAAGCCCAAGCATCTTCAGCGTCCAATACATTTGCCATCACTGGCCTTGGAGAAACCAAGCAAATTACAGAAATGTTACCGGGTATTGTAAGTCAGTTGGGCATTGAAGGTTTGACTCAATTAAAGCGCCTGGCGTCGAGTGTTGCAAACAGTGCTGCAGGTGGCAAAGCTAGCAATGAAGAAGACGACGAAGTTCCTGAACTTGTTGAGAACTTGGACGAGGCAAGTAAGGAAGAGGTTGCTGTAATATCAGATAAATCCAGGGGGACGGAGGCAGATGGATTCGAAGGTGACGGAAAAcagtga